CTGACCAGACAAGTGTTtcgcaacaactgctgagtcgtttcCTAACTCACCCCATCTATTCACTTTCAATTGAAACTTGTTGGAGCCGAAGGATACACCTCTTTACACATGTTGAAGTCTACGGGGCAGCCAGAGCTTAGCACGTACATAGCATGCCACCATTTACCTGTAGCCTGGCTTATACGTGTAGCTTTAAGGCTAGCCTATGCAGCGTATCTCAGAGCCCAATTAAGAGAGCATCTCTTCTAATCGGTGAGAGTTTTAGAATCaatcgcaccaagcctctcaataaacctgagaagaatgcgccttttattattctaacctcttaaagagcgtattgATTTGCCAGAAAatgccgatggcctaggcaaattataggcatgcgaacaTAAAACAGGTTCAGCCTTGTCCTCAAGTTTCGAACCTGGTGTTCTCTTCAAAAGCCCCTGCAGACCACGGGTTTCTCAGCTAGTGGTAACCGCAGCAGTTAGGTCTTTCGAGTCCATTGTAAGCCTACTACCGGGCTCTATATCTTGCCCTCCAccagaaacagacgcagatcatttACCTCCTAGTggataagttaggttaggttgaaaagaggatgcggatattaatccgccccatgccactatggacatacaccttagccagtaaccGGCTTGTTGAGCGCTCTGAATGctgaaaaagtaacctcgaagaagcccctatgttggttcatgtctggtattatgtacccacttaagtgccggtatctgttcgaggcgaaagccgagcaatgacatggaaaatgctccaacgtctcatcatcttccccgcataacctacacatgctatcacttgcctcaccgattttacataagtgagctagtagtcCTATATGTCGTGTTATGACAAGCTAtacagacctccttcttacttcctttaggtaatagcttcgtcttctcacgatctggatctccccataggaacttcgtcgtcctaccgactgtattgctgttccacaaggttgcgtgcgcatttgtcgcccacgcccttaactcggactgcgttgactcgaaaggtttcgggttaaccaagtttattgacggcagttctctggccttcaatgccaaatcgtctgctgtctcattcccagttacttcgctttggcccgtcacccaaacgatgcggatcgtgccttcctcagagaaggcgttaatctccttcttacattccaacactgttcgtgatcttaccgtcctggttgttgttgcccttataggctgtttactgtccgtaaagatgttcatactctacgtcctcgcgttaacaccacatcacctcacgcattccgtgatcgcccggatctccgcctgcaggacaggatctcaatccctgggttctgaATGTAGACctctaggcccactctgtcctcgagcTTTGATCAATCCTTGTAACATGATCGTACAGATgacaatgctagggttccgtcaatccaagaatgtgccgctggcagcagtgccacgcACTCGACTTTAAGTGTGGATAACACTATCGCACCTTTTCTTGAGCGACTTAACACTTTTCCGAAAAAATAACTACTTTTTATGAGTTGAGGAATATCCTTGcgaagcgaaataacaaaacatccgTTCCATCGGGTTCAAACAAGAAAAACCTCACCATTgagtgcaaaaacaaaaatttcttgcTTCTCAACTACGCGATCGCATTTTCATTTTGTACGTAATTCAAGGCGTGGAAGATAACATGTCTGTCTATATCTCTGAAGGCCTGGGTTGAAATCCTGTtgagaacatcggaaaatttTTCTGCAGTGATTATGCCCCTAACGATTGTTGTGAGGTCTCgaacatgtaaaacttctctgcaaagatGGAGAAAAGTTGCATTTGAACTGGGCTACAAAAAAGTGGGCCCCTTgctattgagctcaaacttggatcggacaacactcattgatatgattgAGAAGCTTTCCccttattccttaatggaacttTGGGGGtaaaatttgcacttttttgATGTTTTAGGAGAAGTGAATCCGATGTTCCTTTAGTGGATATTCCGGCGATAATACAGCGTAATAACAAATCTTACATTCTCTAAATCTGCCAAGAACTTTGCAATGATCATAAGGACGACTATGAATATTTCAGTGCggtttcaacgaaatcaatGCCGATGGTTTTATTGGTTATAAAACGATtggtatattttattatttaaaaaaaaggataaaacaaaaaactacacTTATAGAAATACAAAAAGTCATCATATAAAAGCAATAATTACTTGTAACACAATTTCCCCATTTCTTGTCCCCCTTGGCCCCTTGGAAACTATTTCAATTTTTCACACCATCTAAATTGGGCGTATCGGTGAATGTCACTTCTGACGTTGCAGATGAACTTTGATATTCGATAAGTACAATAGAATTGACGCCCACCTTAAGTACTTCGGCTGGCACATACAAGGTGACCTGAGGTCCCACCATGGGCCAATAGCGACCCATATTCTCGCCATTGACAAAGGCAATGCCTTTGCTCCATCCGGTGGtatccaaataggtgtcgctgGTATGCAAATCTTTGATTTCAAATGAACCATAGAATATGGTGGGGCCATCGTTGAGCATTTTATAGGAATCGATTTCGTTGAGTTTTGAACCTTCTTTTTGTATCAAACGCTCAATGTCTTCATAGGATTCCAGGGGGAATTTGGTCATGTTCCAATTGTTGAGGGCTTTCTTGTCATACAACACATCACCTATGATGCCCTTGAAATCGGTGGTGGGTCCATAATTTATGCGTCCCTGGTTTTCCACCAGAATTTGCAGTTTCTTGCCGGTGCCCAAAGGTAAAGGCAACTCATAAATGGGAGTTTCACGCGAAAGTATTCCCACAAAATCATTTTCAACATAGACCAAAGCCCGATCATGGAGACCAAGAATTTGCAGCACACCAGGATCCCTTTTCGTCAAGGGCAGGAATGTTTCATACAACACTAGACCGGAGAATTGATTAAGGGCCTCAAATGTTTTGGGTTTATCGGCCAGCACAAGACCAGTGGCCAATTCTTGGCGTCCGGCCTTCGAGAGTAGAGAACAGCACACCTGCAGTTTAACAATACCATATTTCTTCTTTGGCATGGGCTGTGGCACCGGAATATTGGGCAAAGGCAAATAGCGTGAAATAATTTCACgcaatacaaaatattttgaggTAGTATCGCCGGCCTCTGTCATGGGAGCATCATAGTCATAGGAGGTAATATCGGCCATATAACGTCCGGGTCCACCATCATTGGCACCAGCGGTAAAGCCGAAATTAGTGCCACCATAATACATATAGAAGTTGACGCTGGCACCATCATTAAGCATTTCACTAGAAAatgtaaatacaaaaataaatatagtgcttaattattgggttgcccaaaaagtaattgcggattttttaaaagaaagtaaatgaatttttaataaaacttagaatgaattttaatcaaatatacttttttacactttttttccaaagcaagctaaaagtaacagctaataactgacagaagaaagaatgcaattacaaagtcacaagctgtgaaaaaatttgtgaacgccgactatatgaaaaatccgcaattactttttgggcaacccaataacttccTTGATTTATCATTACTAAGACTTacataaatgtattttttatggCATTCGCATTCACCCGAGCCATTGCCTCTCCCCAATGAGTCAACCATCCCGGATAGTATTCGGCATTGACCAACGGTCCCTTGGGTTGCATACGTCTCAGCTTATTCCAGTAATTTGTCAGATTATTAGTAGCTCCAAAGTCCATGGTCGCCAGCACCCCATCAATATGGCCACAATACAAAACACTCGGCCCATCATTGGTAAAAAGTACCGCTTTATCCTTGACATGTCCCAATGTTTCGTCGCGCAACCAAGCACGATATTTCTTATCGCAAGCAAAATACGATCCATATTCATTTTCCACCTGTACCATAATGATGGGGCCACCATTACCGTAGAGATAGGTGGAAATTCTGGCAAATAGCTGTGAGTACCAAATGCGCACCTCAAATAGGTAATCTGAAATGAAGGAATCGAGGGTAAGGAACATGAAATtatcatatatataaaaaatggtTCACAAATTGATCTGTtaatcactttttatacccaacacaactaggtccatgccactatgggcatacacctaagccaataatcgactggttgtgtaaaaaagtaacctcgaaaaaaatcaaagttaggaattccttaatttttttccatgccacgtccctaagttggttcatatctggtattgcgtccccacctaagtagcgGTGTCTTTTAGCggcgaaagcctggcaatgacataggaaatgctacaacctctcatcatcttccccacattttCTACacctgctatcacttgccgcatcgattttgcataagtgagcccgtagttctatgtgtcacgtcatgataccaatagctatactgacctccttcttacttccttttagtgatagcttcgtcttctggatgatctggatctccccataggattttcgcgtgctaccgaccgtttcgctgttccacagtgttatgtgcacgttcgtcgcccacgcccttaacttggactgtgtcgacccgaaaggctttgggttaaccaagtttattgacggcagtcctctggccttcaccgccaaatcgtctgcccattcattcccccttactccgttatggcccgacccccaaacgttgcggattgtgccatcctcagagaaggcgttaatctccttctcacactccaagactgttcatgatcttaccgtcctggttgct
This Stomoxys calcitrans chromosome 2, idStoCalc2.1, whole genome shotgun sequence DNA region includes the following protein-coding sequences:
- the LOC106081793 gene encoding beta-galactosidase; its protein translation is MHSFLRSLGWFVLLVIALLSLIHQNGAEAKRTFEVDWANDRFLKDGEPFRFIAGSFHYFRAHPDTWQRKLRTMRAGGLNAVTTYVEWSLHNPKDGVYVWEGIANLERFIKYAIDEDLLVILRPGPYICAERDFGGFPYWLLTKYPNIQLRTSDINYLFEVRIWYSQLFARISTYLYGNGGPIIMVQVENEYGSYFACDKKYRAWLRDETLGHVKDKAVLFTNDGPSVLYCGHIDGVLATMDFGATNNLTNYWNKLRRMQPKGPLVNAEYYPGWLTHWGEAMARVNANAIKNTFIEMLNDGASVNFYMYYGGTNFGFTAGANDGGPGRYMADITSYDYDAPMTEAGDTTSKYFVLREIISRYLPLPNIPVPQPMPKKKYGIVKLQVCCSLLSKAGRQELATGLVLADKPKTFEALNQFSGLVLYETFLPLTKRDPGVLQILGLHDRALVYVENDFVGILSRETPIYELPLPLGTGKKLQILVENQGRINYGPTTDFKGIIGDVLYDKKALNNWNMTKFPLESYEDIERLIQKEGSKLNEIDSYKMLNDGPTIFYGSFEIKDLHTSDTYLDTTGWSKGIAFVNGENMGRYWPMVGPQVTLYVPAEVLKVGVNSIVLIEYQSSSATSEVTFTDTPNLDGVKN